Below is a genomic region from Astatotilapia calliptera chromosome 2, fAstCal1.2, whole genome shotgun sequence.
ttGGGCTGTACAAAGcaactttcatctttacgcagaaCTGTAAACTGTCACCTGTGAGGCAtgagcagtttttgtttttaacatagttcatggTGGAATAGCTAGTCACATACGTATGCGGATCAATAGGACTCCAAATGTATATTTCTTCATGTTTATGTAGGTGCTGGGGATGGCATTCCATGTTTCAAACACGAGTTTGTGATTCTGAACTTATTGGCCTGCTATGGGCAACATCCCCTGTCAAGTGTTTGAATTGGGACACCCACATATCTTTGTCAGCTATGTCAGCCAGCTCGATCTCCAGATCAGGTTGACTTACACCTGCAGCCACATTTAATAGGGATGGATCGATGGTCAGAGGAGGGACAGGGAAGCATAATGTGGGTTTTTCTCTCTGAACTCACTGAATCGTTTCCCAAACAATGCTTGCATTGTGGTGATTGCAGACTGCTAATACTCAGAATTGATCAACTCATGAGCTTGTTTGCACTCCCTTACAGAGGGAAGTGAGAAAGTGTGCCTCTCTGTAAATCTCTGGCTAAAACTTTCCGTTTGGACTCAAATACTAACACTGTCATGTCCACCATGAAGTGCAGCTTTTCCAGCCACTCTGGCTGTTCCAGCTCAGAAAAGGTGAGCTGCTCGTGAAAGTTTTCACCTCTCGCTGACATGCAGCGAAGCGTTTCAGCACCTCTCCTCTGGACAGCCACCAGAATCTGTTACAAAGCAGGAGATCAGAGTACATGTGCTCCACCTTAAACAGCAACGCCATTTCTGTGGTTCTGTCTTTGACAGTCTTCGCAGAGAGAGGCATCTCTCTTGTTTTTAAAGTCTGCGATTAGGTGTTCTGAAATCTTAATGAATGAATCCTTCATATATTCTCCGTCCATGGACAGCTTCCCATGCCTGACTATTTCCTGAGCTGCCACAAAATTTGCATATATAGTTGAATTTGCAGACTTCATCCACGTCTTGAATTGATTTTTACTCAGATCAGCCTTCTCCATCTGCCCAGGCATCATtaaatgttgtattttcttaagatatttttcttttcttacatttcCTCATACTTGGCCTACccggggttgaaagtctcgataaatgcatgGACTTTTGGTGGATATACAGGCTTCTGTGAGTGTGAcccttattttgagcgatgaaaataataaaatataattttattttaatatttcaagatcacaataatcttccaagtTAGAATTACACTTTCTAAAAAGAACTAACACTTCAGTTAAATACTTataatgtattttttccattcacacagagctgcagtaTAAGGATGAAAGAGCCACGTGTGGCTCTGGAGCCGAGGGTTGCAGACCCCTGGGCTAGCTGAAGGCAGGACactcctgatccccaaggacccacAGAAGGGACTGGTCCCATCCAACTACTGGTCagtaacctgcctcagtaccacatggaagctcctgtcaggcatcatacccatatggaaaagaaatagtaaaaacttatatgtgattactcatgaaagtggccactttctcattactttcatacattgttttagtaagtatccaaaacatacaagtttcattatataatttttcaagggatcttatatctgttttcactcttgtatgcttttcatacaagtttcacacaagacagatacaaactttataagatttatatatatatatcttttccatatgggtagggCCTTAGAGGAACAGGCACATGGATCAGtacatgagtggggcacagaaaggaattggcaggAATACCAGAGGAGtgaaacaccagctactggtagacagagctGTCgcccgagactgcaagaccagactgaccaacctgtggaCTGCCTGGATTGACTACAAGAAGCCTATGACTCAATACCCCACACCTGAATGCCTAGAACTATACAAGTTCAACAGGACcctgagagccttcatcaggagcTCAATTGGGATAAGTAAgtaaaaaagtaagtaaaattttatttatatagcacctataaagataaaaatcccaaagtgcttcacagaagcttGTTATGGAAAGtttaacaataacctgcaacacacccagtgagcttgatttgaagtgagtttaataaacacattgcaatgtggAGAGAACATCCCGGTGAAACACCaggaccatctctgaattgtggtcacacacacattcacacactggttaccagtgtgtgaatgtgtgtgtgactgggtggatgactgactgtagtgtaaagcgctttacaaatacagaccatttaccattcaagCTGCTGTCCTGCAGAACAACTTCAGCTATCAAAAAATACAACAGGTAAAGTTCTTAATGCTATAAATTTGATTGTaattttgaattttcttttagcgattttatgtgttttgatatttataatatttttatttactctaTTATCCTAGAATATGGATACGTGGATGTTTTCTGGTGTTGTCTTTACCATGATGAAAGCTGACAGatgtacaaaaaacaacacaaagccaGCAAAGAAGCAGCAAATCTACATGGCTGCCAAGGCTTTTGGGCTGAATTAGGTCTACGTATCACTCCTTGGTATGTTGTTCTGTTCATGCTTTTGTCAGTGTTTAATAAAGCAGCAGTTTGGTCATGAATGGCTGTTGTTTTACTCTGTCTTTTATCTCATTTACATTATTGCACAAGCACATCAAAAACTATGTACGGGATTGAAAATGGACATTACTAAAATCACATAAGAAGTCAGGATGTCTACCAAATGGGaatttaaatatgttcatatataCCAGTGGAGTGTGTTAATATTTGTAACTCTGCAACAGTGAACTGTAAATAATACTTTTATTACATCATATGTAACCATGTAGGACATTTCACCATTTTGCTGCAGTCTTGTAATAAATTGTcttaataaatattttgttgtCTTATTGTGTATCAGCATGTCCCACTGAAGTTTTGATAGAGCCCCAGCTCTCCCACAAAATCAGGTGAGCACCAATttttagaaaacagaaaacatttacacaGGAAAATGGATTTCTAACATTAACCCAAACTATCTTACTGTAAATTAACACACCTTAAAAAGTAGCTCACAAGGTAGAGGTCATCATAACGGAACGATTCTTAGTTCAATCCCCTGCTGCCAGTGTATTTTGGGGCAAAACGGTGAGCCCTAAGTTGTTCTCTGATGCATTTATTGGAGTGTTAATATGTTTAAATATCAACTAGAAAGAACTTAGCCATAGAAAACATGAATGTATATCTTGCATTCTACATCACAATAAAAAATCTAGAGTTGGGTGCACAAACTTccattgatttttgatttttttttctaatacacACAAGTTAAACATCTACATAGAGGCTCAAATATATATACAACCACAACTACATATTTATTATGAACTTTAAATAAAGAATTTCCAAATTTaaacataataacaataataataataacagtaataatccCAGCATTCCCAAGAATATAGGAAGGTTTCAAGGATGAGCTGAACTGGGAGGTATAGACCTGCGTGATGTGCTGTGGagtttctttgtctctgtgctttttttgttcatacataagacactaTAGTGTCTTATATATAtgtcttatatatatatgttatacaTGTCTTATAGGGTGGCGGCCCATCTTCAGAGATGACTTTGGCATTTGACCAGCGCGCTCTCTCCATGTTGCGACATGTGAATAAACCATTTCGAACAAGCTCATCGGGTGTTTGCAGTGTCTTTTGAGTTTCCATGACAAATGTCAAACTTTAACAGCGCAAAATGCTAAAAATTGATTAATATTTTGTAACAATAGAGTTTTCCACGTCAGAATCATTAAAGCAGACAGCAATCTGCTTTAGTCATGGAGTTTTTCTGCAAAGGGTCATCTGCAGCTTTATTTTACCCACATACGCATTTCTCTGAACAGAGAATAAGGCCACGCTGTTAAATTTACCGAGATCATCAGGACATTTTTGGAGTCAAAGTTGATCAATACCTAGGTCTGTAATCTGTTTTACAGCGTCATGGGCAACAAATCATAGCTTGTGAATAACAGTTGTGGTTAATCTTTTTGCACAGGTGTGGTTGCTCCTCTCTGTAAGCCAGTCATAGGTGCATTATTACTAGCAAAGCCAAAAAGCATACATGTAATTTCTCCAGAGATGCCCTTCATAACTGCAGAATGTCAAAGCAGCCTTGGTCTGCAGCTGCATTTTATCAAGCTGAAAAGAGAGGCCGGACCTCTCACCTTTGTAGGGAATTCTAATGTCAACAACCAGGCAGGTGGAAAACGTACATTTCTAGCTGACTGTTTTCACACTGAAATAGTTGTGCTTAATGAAATGTTGGAAATAGGATGCATCCAGATCATCCCGCTATAAAATATCATCTTTAACAGAATCGTGATTGTTGAAAGAGAAAGTCCATTTCTGATTTCATTGTTGATTGTGCTGTAAACTCATGATTAAGCACTTAAAATCAGAGGGCgaagtaggggagaccggggatagttgtaacgtgggttagttgtaacacttccaatttctccaatcagggctacgtttcaaatgatgtgactcatcctgtgcatgcccaattcagttctgctatcacatgtgaaaaatcagcacattttgtcaaacacagacaatttaacatgaaaaaaagtaatttgtatgccaaaaagtaagtttttctactttatttcaatgtttAATAGCATTatttgctttgcagttaaactcatcaaacttaaattatgttatttgtatgtctatggggatatattctgtgtaagtctttagtgctaatgtttagccgttggctgtaatgttagctagttcatggctataggagtctgggtcagttgtaacagcaacagtctgggttagttgtaacaataatgcagatgttacaacttaccacactattactttaacttatattaaacaagttggggcaacgacatcagcagagagaggttcactggtcgcttttgtatatgcggttaatgccattggcaacacaattcctccactgtttgtgttccaacacatacattatgcagacctctgtgtcagagatggaccagtaggaagtactggtagtggaaataaatcaggatgggtgcaagaaacagatttcctcatctttctgaagcactttgcaaaccacaccaaggtaagccatgataaaaagtaatggaattgcgatgctggtgaacaaatacattttttcagcttcattgttatgttcaaaattggtgcaagagttgtaggttataatgcccactgagccaatgaggccaaactcaagggagaccaaccaaaattaatgaaatattcagttgcagaaaattccataatttgtcttttttggggggttggaatatgttcaaaagctagatttctgcattctgtcacacacacacacagctacataaatggctgtaagtgcattcatgtgttgaataaacaaagattacatgttaatgttttgttagtacccttatttcattgtgttacattttaccccaggatatgttacaactaacccagactatggggttaattgtaacatttcactctttgtgtttgaggccataccatgcaatgggtaattgtgctgcagagaaaatagctgcactatttaatagcagagacatgtaaatactttgcattacattttgaatccactaccttaaacgagcttcaatttacagacagaaatgtcaaaaatgttacaactatccccggtctcccctacattTTTATCTCCACCAGGTATAGAAAGAATTTAGCAGAGGCAGGCAATATCCAACAGATCAGATAATGGAATTAGAAAATTTGTTAGTCTATTGATTACGTTTGCTCTTAGTTTAATAAGGACAGTCTGTAATCACTCATCTGCCTGTTTCCTCAGTATTCAGTTGGTAGTCTCTTCTTTACATCTCTACTTCCCCACAGTGTCAAAATCAATAGTGGCATCATTACACTAGTCCAATCATCTCCTTGTTGGCCTTCTTTGAGCCAATCAGCCACTTTGCATCCTTTAAACTGTGGTCATTAGTGATGtgtgataccactgatttcctttccgatccgataccaagtaaaattcagggtaaATCGacaatactgatccgataccgatactttgtacaaaaacgtaaTGTTTATAATACAatatgtaattgtattatgaaattgtaataataatataataataaagcttcataatgattacaggacatcagactacttgttcttatcgCTTCATAATGCAGAATTattatttagaaataaaaaacctgaagctgtgcgctatttgaacacgttgcctgcctgcagcactaaaggactcagagacgtctgtctcgccctagcagcacctgcccctctcctcctcttcagttcacctCAACATAACCTCGTCATATTCTGCGATATGATTCACTGTGAGGTGTTTGACGAAGTTAGTGGTGTtaccacaacacctcactgtcttgccacatgtatcgcaaaccgcgtcttggctgtttgtggaggtaaaatacgtccgcacaTCCCTCCGTTtatacgctcagccattgttgtgaatGCGCACGCCAGGGGctgcgacacatttatacagccgtatttcgcacatgactgtGAAAGGCAGAAgcggaagtagttccttccaatttAGACGATCTGAAtgatagtttctttccactgtgttcctgttaatgaaaaactacaaatttaccccaaagtactaaaatatcgatattttaatatgagaatcgattctagaacataaattactgGTATCGGAAGAATCGATATTTCAATATCGATCCGCACACCACTAGTGGTCATTCTCCCTTTAAGACTCTTTTATGCTTGAGTTATGAGCCAGCTTAACTTCTGTGCTTCTTGTTGTTTACGCTTTGCATAGATAACAAGGAGGAAAGGCTCTGTGGGAGGTTTGCTGGTAAGCCTTTGCTGATAGCAACTTTGTCAAACCTCAAACACactttgatcattttttttaaaaagttcagaATCAAAGGAAACAGCTGAAGATGTGGGTATCTGACACTGATGCACCTTTGACACCTTTTCGGTGAGGTGTTTTGGGAACATTATATATAAGATAGATTCCTGACACGATTTATAAGCAGTAGAAAATAGATgtatgaatttaatttaatttttttttaactttaactttaatttgAGATCTCAAAGCAGTTtgcaagttaaaaataaattatgggCATTTAGAGtgtattaaatacatttaaaaactaaagaTTAAAAGATTCAGAAatcctttctgtttttgttttttttcctatttcccatttctctctgtgacctctgacctctatcCGTGTATTTCAGTTCAGAGGAAGTTTATATGGTGcacatttgaatttgaaagaGGGTTTGGTCAGTGCCATATTAAGAAAAACTGTCTTGACAAATAATGATTTGATTTCATGGCTACTATCATGACACATGATACAACAGTGCCATTGGCTTTTAGTTTTTCTGGATCCAGCTGATATGAAAGAAGTCTTTCTAATTTAATTGAGGAAGGATAATGACAGCTAAAATCTTGCAGTTGCCATTATCCTGTCTTTACCTCTAGCTCCACCATGGGGTAAACCTGGGTGATATTTAATGCGACTGCTGAATCGTTTGCCACAAACTTTGCCACATTAATTGGAAAAAGGACATTGGCTCTGCTTGTTCTTTTGTCCCCTTTTGCAATGCATTTCTGTACATCTGAACAGTTGAAAGCGAGGTGATATGCTTCACAAAGCCCAGGATGAGACCAATGTGACAGGAAGtgtatttttcagtcttttcagtGTTAACCAATCAGATACATTTTAGCGTCTGACCTAATACAATCATGCCACCTCTTTCACTCACTAAAACACCAGTGAAGTCCTGAACGAGGTGCAGTGTCAAGATGATCGTCTTATGGATGACATTGTTTGTTCTTCGGCAAGGATgtaagggtttttttgttatgtGGAAAAATTTGCGTGCATTGATTGTTGcaagaaaaagctttttccatttttatatattttttcttctttcagattCTCTGGTTCCAGTGAAAACAGTTCAACTTGGTGAACCAGTGACCCTAACATGTGCTTTGCCCAAAGGGCTCCAGAGTGGAGAAGTCCACTGGTACAAGCAGAATCACGGGGATACCCTAAAGTTAATTATGACATTGTTTAAATCTACACCAGCGCAATATGGTCCTGCATTTTCTAGATCAAGATTTGAGGAACATAATGATAACAATTTCAGCAATGTGACTATTTTGAAGACCGTCCAAGAGGACGAGGGAATCTATCACTGTGGGCTCACAGAGTGGATTAGGACTAACTGGAGTGGCACATATTTGTTTGTAAAAGGTAAGTGTACATCCTTAATATAAGctttaaaaaagttattttgcctctctgtctccttttttcGACCTGGACACATTTTGTTACATCCTCCTCATCCCCTGAACCTTTTTAGGGGAACGTAACACTCATTTACAATATTTTTCAGCTACTATGACAGCGTAAtgtctttgcatttttattacacaggaaacaaTCAGAAAGCATCAGTAGTTGTTCAACAGCTGACAGGATCAAATCCAATCCATCCAGGAGACACAGTGACTTTCCAGTGTTCAGTCTCTCACTCTGTCAACAAGACGTGTCCAGGAGGTCTCAGAGTTCTTTGGTTCAGAGACAGATCTCATGAATCTCATCCAGTCATTTACGCTAATACACATAATGAATGTGAGAAAAGATCTGATACTCAGAGGACATGTGTTTATCACTTCTCTAAGAACGTCAGCTCCTCTGATGGAGGGACTTACTACTGCGCTGTGGCCACATGTGGAGAGATATTATTTGGAAATGGGACGACACTCGAACTTGGTATGATTTTGTGTTCAGTACTGGTGTTTATACttcaaatatgttaaaatatgAGTGATGAGACATTCTGAGAacatattattttgtttgttttttatagagCAAGCCAAAAAAATTGAGTTTCTTCAAATAGCCTTAATAGTCTGTTTGGCCATTTCTGTCTCTGGGAATATTTTCC
It encodes:
- the LOC113029875 gene encoding uncharacterized protein LOC113029875, with product MIVLWMTLFVLRQGYSLVPVKTVQLGEPVTLTCALPKGLQSGEVHWYKQNHGDTLKLIMTLFKSTPAQYGPAFSRSRFEEHNDNNFSNVTILKTVQEDEGIYHCGLTEWIRTNWSGTYLFVKGNNQKASVVVQQLTGSNPIHPGDTVTFQCSVSHSVNKTCPGGLRVLWFRDRSHESHPVIYANTHNECEKRSDTQRTCVYHFSKNVSSSDGGTYYCAVATCGEILFGNGTTLELEQAKKIEFLQIALIVCLAISVSGNIFLVCKRRICTPIKAESVITEAQNDALCQLTEADEELNYAALNFSERKTRGRKKREPPEESVYSQVK